In one Arachis duranensis cultivar V14167 chromosome 9, aradu.V14167.gnm2.J7QH, whole genome shotgun sequence genomic region, the following are encoded:
- the LOC107467775 gene encoding receptor homology region, transmembrane domain- and RING domain-containing protein 2, with protein sequence MIFNQKLCPFVLFKSFALMGTSNLLLFLFSLLGLCALSAAKVVLIGNNITLSFDDIEANFAPTIKGSGECGVLYSAEPLDACTDLSNKAPQLPNASLPFVLMIRGGCSFEEKVRRAQAAGYKAAIVYDNEDSGVLVAMAGNSAGIRIHAVFISKASGELLKEYAGRTDVELWLIPSFENSAWSIMAISFISLLAMSAVLATCFFVRRHRIRRERPQASRVREFHGMSSRLVKAMPSLIFTAVLEDNCTSRTCAICLEDYCVGEKLRILPCCHKFHAICVDSWLTSWRTFCPVCKRDARTGLSEPPPSESTPLLSASPASVSSSILSSTRSSLASSPAIQIARPPSHASSVSRNHSLASTPYVQPSYRSYRQSPSLSISRSSVDLRNASQRSLASHLNSPHSMGYPSLSSLNSRFMSAYVPSPSNASVSILGSSSHRQHPLRYSESAASFSPFASANSLPEC encoded by the exons atgattttcaACCAAAAGCTTTGCCCTTTTgttctttttaaatcttttgcaCTGATGGGTACCTCgaatcttctcctctttctcttctctctgcTGGGTTTGTGTGCTTTGTCAGCTGCCAAAGTGGTGCTGATTGGGAACAACATCACTCTCTCCTTCGATGATATCGAAGCTAATTTCG CTCCGACGATCAAAGGGTCTGGAGAGTGTGGGGTCTTATATTCGGCAGAGCCACTTGATGCTTGCACTGACCTCTCGAACAAAGCTCCACAACTTCCAAATGCGAGTTTGCCTTTTGTTTTGATGATTAGGGGAGGATGTAGCTTTGAGGAAAAGGTCAGAAGAGCACAAGCGGCTGGCTACAAAGCTGCAATTGTCTATGACAATGAGGATAGTGGTGTCTTGGTTGCAA TGGCAGGAAATTCTGCTGGCATAAGAATACATGCTGTGTTTATATCAAAAGCTTCAGGTGAATTACTAAAGGAATATGCCGGAAGGACTGATGTGGAGCTATGGCTAATTCCAAGTTTTGAGAACTCAGCATGGTCAATCATGGCAATTTCATTTATTTCCCTACTAGCAATGTCTGCTGTGCTTGCCACCTGTTTCTTTGTTCGTAGGCATCGCATAAGAAGGGAAAGGCCTCAAGCTTCTCGTGTTCGTGAATTTCATGGTATGAGTAGTCGCCTAGTGAAAGCAATGCCTAGTTTGATATTTACTGCAGTCTTAGAAGACAACTGTACCTCAAGAACATGTGCCATATGTCTTGAAGATTATTGTGTTGGAGAGAAGCTTAGGATACTTCCTTGTTGTCACA AGTTTCATGCTATATGCGTGGATTCTTGGCTTACCTCGTGGAGAACATTTTGCCCAGTTTGTAAGCGTGATGCAAGAACTGGTTTAAGCGAACCTCCGCCTTCTGAATCCACGCCTTTGCTTTCGGCCAGCCCAGCATCTGTATCATCCTCCATCTTATCTTCTACAAGGTCATCATTAGCGTCATCCCCAGCTATTCAAATTGCTCGTCCACCTTCACATGCCTCGTCCGTTTCTCGCAACCACTCATTAGCTAGCACCCCTTATGTTCAGCCATCTTATAGGTCCTACCGACAATCCCCATCGCTAAGCATCAGTCGAAGCTCTGTAGACCTTAGGAATGCATCCCAAAGATCTCTAGCATCTCACTTGAATTCACCACATTCCATGGGCTACCCATCTTTGTCTTCTCTTAACTCGAGGTTCATGTCTGCTTATGTTCCAAGTCCAAGCAATGCTTCTGTAAGTATTCTCGGGTCATCAAGTCACCGACAGCATCCACTCCGATACAGTGAGTCAGCTGCGAGTTTCTCGCCATTTGCATCCGCAAACTCCCTCCcagagtgttaa
- the LOC107467898 gene encoding hevamine-A produces the protein MANKCNAILSLLLLLLVGTSHGGGIAIYWGQNGNEGTLSQACATAKYSHVNIAFLNNFGNGQTPQMNLAGHCNPSILNSCTKFSAEIKDCQSKGIKVLLSIGGGIGNYSLSSIEDARNVSKFLWNTFLGGKSPSRPLGDAVLDGVDFDIELGSTANWEHLARFLKAYSRRGREVYLAAAPQCPIPDRFLGTALNTGLFDFVWVQFYNNPPCSYANGNITNLLNSWSRWTNTVPATNIFLGLPAAPAAAGSGYIPPDVLTNQILPEIKKSPKYGGVMLWSRFYDVKNGYSDSIVNSV, from the coding sequence ATGGCAAACAAGTGTAATGCTATTTTgtccctcctcctcctcctccttgttGGAACATCACATGGAGGTGGCATAGCTATATACTGGGGACAAAACGGCAATGAAGGAACCTTATCTCAAGCATGTGCCACTGCCAAATACTCCCACGTTAACATAGCATTTCTCAACAACTTTGGCAATGGCCAAACCCCACAAATGAACCTCGCTGGCCACTGCAACCCCTCCATCCTCAATTCATGCACCAAATTCAGTGCTGAAATCAAGGATTGCCAGAGCAAAGGGATCAAGGTATTGCTCTCCATCGGCGGTGGCATCGGCAACTACTCCTTATCTTCAATTGAGGATGCAAGAAATGTATCAAAGTTTTTGTGGAACACTTTCTTGGGTGGCAAGTCACCTTCACGGCCGTTAGGGGATGCTGTTTTGGATGGCGTAGACTTCGACATTGAGCTCGGGTCAACCGCAAATTGGGAGCACCTGGCGCGGTTCCTCAAGGCTTATAGCCGAAGAGGAAGGGAGGTGTACCTTGCTGCTGCTCCTCAGTGTCCAATTCCCGATAGGTTTTTAGGGACTGCCCTTAACACAGGGCTCTTCGACTTTGTTTGGGTTCAGTTCTATAACAACCCTCCTTGCTCTTATGCCAACGGTAACATAACTAATCTTCTCAATTCTTGGTCACGGTGGACGAATACCGTTCCCGCAACCAACATATTCTTGGGGCTGCCGGCTGCTCCGGCTGCAGCCGGGAGCGGTTACATTCCTCCTGATGTGTTGACTAATCAGATCCTGCCAGAGATCAAGAAGTCGCCCAAGTATGGAGGGGTGATGCTTTGGTCAAGATTCTATGATGTAAAGAATGGGTACAGTGACTCCATCGTTAACAGCGTGTGA